ATCTTAAATGTTCGCACTGTGAAGGCGAGGCGATGCTGCTTATTTGGGAATGCGGGACCGGCTCACATTCGCGCACAATGGCATTCAATTTGCCGTTGTACattttcacttttataTTCATCTTACAAACTATGCCGTATTGCGAAAGGTTTTCATCGCGGCCGTTCTGTAGATCTCTTAGCCCGTTgttgaatatttttctgAGCTTAGAGTCAAACGTTTCGAATTGGTTTTTGTACATGATGGCTTTGAAGCCCTCGTTCAGCTCTAACTTGTTCTCGTAATCTATTAGATATCTGTCGTAAAGATAGTTTTGGACGATATCGTTCTTGGTAAAATCGCTAAAGACAAAAGATATAAAGGCAGGTTTATCAAACGAGCAGGAGACTAGCATGCCAAACATTGTTATGTATTTGGTCTCAAAAGTGTCGAGTCCCAACTGACAGAATTCGATGGTGGGGTCTTTCCTTGCCATTTTGCTCATCCTTGTGCGAGACGGATCGATTGACGCCGACGATTGCGCAGGCACCTGCACCTGCGCCTGCGCCTGCGTGTCGGTGCTAATGTTCTTCAAACTCCATACTGCCATACCTGGGCTGGCGGTCTTGTCATTGTCCCACAGGATCCTTTCAACTTCGACGGAAATTCGATCAGGCTTTTCCAGTAGTAAAATATCCGATATCTTGTCGCTTTGACAGTTTAAAACACCGAAGAGCTCACAGATTCGCTCTCTCGTCGGGATAACGATCTCAATGCAATTGACGCCTGGCACCAGGACCTTGTCTGGGACATTTGGTAAGAGCTGCGTAAAATATAATTTCAATGTGCAATATTTGAACTCATTTATACTGGCGAATTGAGGTGGATTCATGCCAACAATTTTGCCCTCTAACCTTTCAACTGAGCCTACACTAGCTAGGGAAAGTTGCTCATAACTGATGGCTTTGCGGATTGAGGACGCGTTCGGACTGTGGAAAGAAAGctttctcttcctcttGCTTCCGGAATCATCATCGTGCCAATTATTTGGTACGcttgttttcctttcaGGTGTCTGTGACTGGATGTAGGATTTTGAGCTGAAATATTTCCCGGTAGAGGAGGTAGTTGAGGAATCTGAATCCTCAATGGGATCTGCGCTGTCATGCATTTCCTCTCCCATGTTGCTTATATCTGTGGTCGGTTCATCTACATTAAGCGTCATAAGCTGCGAGTTGAATTCGTTTTGGGATTCAATGTAAGGTATCCCTAGTCTATTTGGCACAAAGAAAGGATTAATTGCTGCGGCTTTTGATTTCTGCGATAATACCTTTTGTTGGTCTTGAACGAACTTTTTTAGTTCTATATCGTAGTGAATCAACTTTACAAATTTAAACCTGTTTTTCTCGTCTCTATTCATTTCTATtaaattgttgaagatatCCACAAGTGAGTTGTTCAAATCACATTCTGAAATAAGTTCTGATGACGAATGCTTGCTGCTATTTGTCGATTTTGTAGATATGGTGCTTATCACACTTACCAAATCCAACGGTTTTATGTCCTCTAAGAATAGAGTATAGTTCCCGTGTTTTGATACATATAAAGCTTTACAACTTGAAAAACATAACCTTTCAAGGTGAATATCTCTCAGTATTACTGTTGGGGATGCGCCTGAGTCAGAATCTAAATCTGGCAGTTCAATATCAAAGTATTGGCAAAGTAAGGAAATAGTGATCCGGGCTAACCTCTCCGAGCCCCTATCTTTGAACTTCAGTTTGATTAAATATTGATCTTCTTGGGATTGATCTCCTCGCCTCTCAAAATTAGAAAAGCCTAGCAAACATTTTGTTTCAGTCAGGTGTATTGAGGTTAAAAGCGCCACGAATTGCACGGGAACTATTGCTTTGCTGGGATAGCCTTCAAAATCTTTACTCGAGCTCACAAAAATACGATTTTTATGTGGAGGACACTCAGGCTCTTCTAAGGTATCCATTTTTAGGCGATAGTTTCCACGGTCATTCGTATCCAAAGAGAAACATATATGAATATATTCTTAAatttccattttgaatTAGCATTTCGCATCTCACTAGGCCTTCGCGTCTCTTATgacgttgaaaaatttggataTCAAAGGTTTAAAAAGTATAATCACGTTAATCAAGGCTGCATGTACATATTAAATAATCCACATATTATTCAGCAGCGGATTTACAATGAAGATTGTCTTACAAAAAGTCAGCCAAGCATCTGTAGTCGTCGATTCAAAAGTTATTTCAAGGTATGTTACCGGTTTTTTCAGCTTCGTTAGTGcaccaattttttttactaacaCCTCTATCTATGTGACAGTATTAAACATGGTTATATGCTCCTAGTAGGTATTTCCATTGATGATTCTATGGCGGAGATAGATAAATTATCGAAAAAGGTTCTTAGTTTGAGAATCTTCGAAGATGAATCCAGAAATctatggaagaagaatattaaaGAGGCCAATGGTGAAATTCTATCCGTGTCTCAATTCACTTTGATGGCAAAAACCAAGAAGGGAACTAAACCCGATTTCCATTTGGCCCAAAAGGGTCATATAGCTAAAGAACTTTATGAAGAATTCTTAAAATTACTAAGAAGTGATTTGGGTGAGGAAAAAGTAAAGGATGGTGAATTCGGCGCAATGATGAGTTGCTCTTTAACTAATGAAGGGCCCGTTACAATCATTCTTGACAGTGACCAATAAGATTGACCTTATAGATATATAcgagaagaaaataaaaagcaaacatTATTTGCAATCTTTCTTTCGCAAGATAAAGTACCAAAATCTTTCCATGTTATGTTCTCAGTGAAGTTGAGTAGAGCGGAGAGGAGCCCTCcccaaaaaaatgaatacaAAATATCTGTGATggatttttgaattcaCGCTTCCTTCAATAACCTTCGCCAAGAAAGTCTAGAATtgttttatattctttacATAAAAGTAAGTAAATCAACTTTAAAAAACTTTAAGGgcgaaaatgaaaaaaaaaaaatgtaaaagtgaaaaaagGGACGGCGAAGCGATGCCCTGCCAGTCTTACTAATCCAGAGGGCTAAAAGCATGTTTACAGTGTATTTCCAGTCATAGGAGAGTATTGACCTGGcatggaaaaagaaacgcACAATGAGAAAGGGGATATATACCCTTAAATTGACGATAGTTAAGGAGATTTTGAGGTTTGTGTTACTAATAAACCAGTAAGCATACTCGTTGATGACTTTAACGTATATTTGGTTTCCAAGGGATATTGAAACCGTATCTTAAGGGATGACGATGGTTGGTTAACATTCCCTAAAAGACAACGTATAAAAAGGTTCAACAAAGCGTCCGTTACCATTATGCTTTGATGTTCTCAGTACGAAAGTTTacggttttttttttcaattgagGAACATAAACCAAATAGATATATTATATCAACGTTATGAAACGAGTTACTGGAGTTTTCTTAACACTTTTGagattttctcaatttgCATCATCGGTTTTGGTGATGTCACTTTTGGCGTATGCCATCCACGCCTATGGAAATAGAGGTAATAAGAAAACCAACTTCACATTGGCAACAGGTGTCATTAGTGTGTTTTATCTGATTGCCTTAGGTATTTTGTGTCTGGCCCTACCCACATTGATCTACATAGGAATGTACTTCTGTGCCGAATTGATCGTTTGTATGCTATGGCTAGCAGCTTTCGTTGTTCTTGCCAAAGCTCAAGGTGAACGTAGCTGTAGCAACACTAATGCAGACGGATTATACTATAATCCGTACAGTGGCCAATATACTGCTGACAGTCATAGAAGAGCATGTAATTCTTCTCAGGCGGCAATCGCCTTTTCTGGCCTTTGCTTTGTACTGTTTTTGATCAGTGTGATATTACTGGGAATTAATGTCTTAACACCTATCAGGAAGCGTTATCAAACCCAAGGAATGTGGAGAAGCGGCGCTTCTATGGGTACAAAGCTCCATAGGTGGAGCGGACTAGCTTTAAGCGAGCcttttgaagaaacagCTGCTTACGATAACACCAATGTTAGGACCGGTGATGTCGAAGCAGGTGCAGGTGATAATGCTGCTTACACATCTGAACCGAATGGCGACGCACGCTATGCAACTAATGACCCCAATGGGCAGTACCATACTACCACCACCAACACACGTTACACCACAACAACAGCGGACCCTAAGACGCGTTACACCACCAACGATCGTAATCCTGGTTCTGCGAATGTCGCTAACAGTGCAGTGGACCAGCACGCTTACTCTACGGATGAGTCAGGTGATCGGTCTTATCAAGAAAAGGTCACAGAAGGAGCTCACTCTGGCGCTATGAGTGGTAGCACTGCAGAACCAAACAGGAACGTCAATCAAATGCCATAAATTCAAtgatttcctttttgttcGTCTATACCCTTCAcatactttttctttttctttttcttttctttgcttaACGATTTGAATTGCTCCTGTTCTAATAATGGCGTCGTCTTTTAGAAAATCCTTATCAGGTGTGAATAATgcttaattttttttatatataatgatttacttttattacttcttatttttatattttccTCTGTCAAATATGTGACTGAAATCTTCcaatttattaatattaaagTGTGACTATCACTTGAGTTTAGCGACAGTCTCTAACGCCTCGAATTCATCGACATGGGAAAATTGGAAAGGGTATCGTTTTTACACTTCCCATTTTCTTCCAGCAAAAATGATCGGCCCAGAGTCTAGTTAAAGCATGATTAATTCTCCCAgggaatttttttgctttacTAGTAACAGTAGTTCTGGAAATTATTAAGCGTTCTTAAATTCTGGGACGGTCGTGCAGAATATTAAGATAGGTGATATTTACAAATATAAAACATTCATCGTTCGTCGAAATTGGCTATTCATTCTTTAAAATCGTTTTGAGGTGGTCTACCATCCTCACTTTTCATATACAAATCAATTGCAGCTGAAAAGGCAGCAAACCCGGCACCACCCATTAAGGCAGCTTGTGGTCCAGCTTTGTATGCCAGCCCAGCACCGGTAAAAAACCCTGCGGTTACTCCGTTGTAAATATCATTTTTAGCTCTAAGTGACTCTATGACACACTCCACCCCAGCATATATCATACCAATGTAGCCAAAATTCTTAGCACTAGAGTAGGATTTTTTACCCATATCGGTAAATTGAAGTTTCATTTGCTGCCGGAAAGGTAAATCAGATATTTGCTGAACTGTTCTTGATATTCCACCCACACCTATATTTCCCGCAGTTGCAGTTGCTGCTGTATTTGCAGGTGTAGGTGTATGAAGAGGTGTATCATATGCCATTGACGCCATGAACAGGCCTAAAACACCACCCAGTGCAAACCCTGTTACACCACTCACAACTGATTTTCCAGGACAGGAAGTCATGAAGTTCATGATCATTTCAGCACCCCGTTCACCCTGTTCTTCCGGAGTTAGTTCATTATAAGGTTTCTTTTGAGCTGGACTTATCTGCTCCAAACCAAATCCTGTGTACACCATCTTCGTATAAAGTATTTAAAATCACAATTTCTTGATCTTATTTGGCAGCTATCTCTACTATCCCGTTTAGTACTATCCCGTTTAGTAGTGACAGAAAAATAGTATTTTGTCCTGAAAAGCTTCGGATTTTATATGTACGAAATGGATCCGAGGAAATGCTGTCTGTTTTATTAGAGAATTAAGTTGACTGATGCATCGTCTTTCTCTTCAGTTGTAAGCTCGATGCCATTTTATCAGTAAGACCAAAAACCAACACATAACGGCGTacgaaaatatcaaattgTCACCCGGTATAGATATACTTATAGAGATTCAAGAAGGAATAACTATTAAAAGTACGTTGCAGATAAACATAAGCTATTGCAGCGTCATTGGAGCAACGTTAGGAATTCATAATGTAAAGGTGTCCTTGTAAAAACGTAACCGCTCATATTGTTTTATCTTTGACGCAAGTATTCGATTTTTTGCTCTTGCATAATCTGTCTCCAAGACATTTCTCTGTAACATATCATTGCCCTCATCATGACATCTTTCCTGATTGCTGTTCATGCGTTTTTTAGAATTGTGAAAATTGTCGGTAGACCTGCTGCTTCTTTCCACGCGATTTACATGAATGCTCGGTTCGCCGTTTATGCACAGACTAGTGTCAGTACTGTCGAACTCGGTAAGGTTTCTATCTTCCATATCTACGTCACTAGTATTATCACCTGAAAACATGCTTCCAAAGGAGCTTGTTTCAGTGCTATCCCCCCTTTGCGTATTGAGGCAGAACTGAGACCTTGTTGAACGGTTTTGATAGtcaatgttttttttattttcgttgCTAACACGTTCACTGGTAGTAGCCAACTTAATCCTTGTTCTAACATTTTTGGAATCCATCAAATAGCTATACTGCTTCATTGAATCGATCAATCTATTTAATGATATTTGTTCTGACTCATCATCCTCTATTACGCAATGTAAGTTTaactttgtttcaaataGCGCTCGGTTCAATTCTGAATCAAATATGATTGTTTCTAGTTCATAGTATGAAGTGGCACTATTATCATCACTTTTACTTTCTATTGTCCTAAATGCACCCATTCTTAAAATTTTATCTTCCAGACTTTTCAAGGGATCGACCACAATTGCGACATATGGATCTTGGAATCTCTGGTTCAAATCCTGGGTTTGGATATCTATATTACTTAACCAACAGTCGTAACCAGGATGTGAATGGAACCAGCCAACAACATTCAGTTTAGCGCCCTTGTAATCTCGCCCATCACCACCGTCATTATGATTATACATCTCGTCGATATATTGAACCATATATTCGTATGACTCCAATTGTGCATTTACGCGAGTTTCTGTCCCTACTACGGGAAGATTGAAACAATCCATTACAACaatattatcttttaatGTGAACCCCATTAATATGCCCATGATTTCAATATTTCCTCCACGAACTGCATAATGGGTGATCTTTTCACATGATAATTTTGATATAAGTACGTGGGTGTAACTCGGAATATCTGTACTACTTTGTTGTTTTAGTTTAGTTTTGAGCAAGGAAGATTGGCTTAGCGCATGAAATTCAGGTTCTTGCGACGGCTTGAATCGCATACTTGATAGCGCTATAGATTCAGTTAGTTCATCTTCCACGGTGTACCTTTCCTTTAGTAGTTGTCGTAATTCCTTTACAGTCTTATTTGAAAGTGACATGCTGCCTCCTGCagtttttattgattttcGATCGTTGTTATTCATTTTTAgtttatttgaaaaacccTTTAATAAGAGCGCTTCCTGCGTAGCGCGCCTTTCCTAAAGTTTCAGCTGAAGCATGGCTCCCTGAGGAGAACTGCCTAGTATAATGGATAACTcgaaggaaaaaatatcaaatgctttttttagattaaaaataatggaCATATAAACAACTTTACTTAGTACACAATAAAACGCTGAGAAGAACATACACATAtgtttaattttcttttctgaCGGCAGAACTAATTTATACAAAACAATTTTATTGAAGCTCAAGCACTTGCCTCCGCTTCTCTTTTTAACCCACCAATAAATTCCAAGAATTTTCCAATGTTAACATCGATACCGTTCTGGTAAACAAAAGTGCTTGATAAGTAACTCGACAGAAGAACTTTCAAATAGCTCTCTGGAATGTTTTCCAATACGGACTGAGGCCCAGCAACATCAAtcagaatttttggaattaTTTTATCCAACAATAGGTAGTTTCTTAATTTTAGATCATTGAGCCACAACTCTTGAGAAGCAACTAGATCGTCGTTCAATTTGTTTATAGTGAAGGACAATTGgtttgaaatttctgaaaTGTGGGTTCCATTTAGTTGATTCAAATTCCATAACTGACCAAACTCTAATTCAGCATTTTTCTGAATTCTTGACTGCACTTCTACAACGTACGACTTGTACAACGCAGACCTCTCACCACTAACATCTCCAATAAATTTGTGCACGAAGTCGTTATCGTTAAGCGCTAGTGAGGCCAACACTTccattgatgaagatgtgACACCACCTTTGTTTGCAGAAGCATCTTTGAACAGAATACAGCCATGTTCCTCCAAAGCATTTTTAGCAGGTTGCGTTATAAATAGATTGGCACCCTCCACAATATATGGAATTTTACATTTCCCAGTCTTTTCGTCAACAAAATAATGTAGATTATTTAGAGTAATTGAGTTTGGTCTACCACCGCATGGAACAAAAATGTCGACATGATCCacaaatttgaaaatttgagTATGAAAGGTGTTTCTGAAGGTTGTGCCGTTAGCTACAATTGTACCATTTGGTAGCATGATATCCATTGCATCCacagaaacaaaaaatccGTTGTTTGATAATTTGGAAGTGTCGAAATCGGAAatcattttcctttcatGTGCCAAGCGGCATAATTCATCTTTATCTAAACCTTTAGGATCACACAGGACACCTGAACCGTCCAGAATTGCCAAATAACATTCGTTTGGCGAAGATAAAAGAATTTCATTGGATCCCAAATCACCATCCGGACCACCAGTTTGGAATTTGTAAACAGTAGAATTTGTCAAGTTTAAAGTTTCGTAAATTTTATTAACATAAGCACGAACACCCAGAGAAGTCATACCATATTCGTCATGGGGAATACCACCCAAAGATGGGGATTTTCCAGTCAAAAATGATTTCCACCATGGGCAGTTCCTCACACGAGCATGGTTAGTTGCCCAATCCACGAAACCAGCAGTTCCTTCATCTGGgccaaaaaataatatttccTCCTTTGGTAAAAGGTTGACATAGTTTTCCTTTAATGGATCGTTGATTAGAATGTCAATCATTGCATCCACATATTGGGAAAAGGCGACAAATGTCTGGTCATGTTCTACCAATCCTGGGTTCAATAAGATGACACCTTTAGAGCCACCCTCTGGAATATCCTTATTTTTACGTTGCTGAGTAGAGGCCAATTGATAGTTCTCATCAATAACGTTCTTGGAATTCAAATCATAAATATCCTGATTCCTGGAACAGACTATACGAATACCGCCCCTTGCGATATCTCTGAACCTGATATGGAACCCTTTGAAAGTATTACCAACGACAAAAAATATACCATAGGGTGTCTCTGGATATTCGAATTTTGTCATCACCAGGGAAGGATCTAATCTGAATGATATTGCTACTTTTCTtgtaataaagaaatttgtCTTCAAAATAGACTTGTTGAAGATGTTCAGTGTTTTCAGGATCAACAAATCAGGTGAATCATTTGGAATGAATTTATTCAAGTAAGCTTCGAACTCTTGGTCATTCTTAAAAGGCTCCACTTTTTCCagtctttgaaaagataATGTCTTCTCCATATCTTTAGTACTATTATGATAATAGTGAATTTGagcaaaatttttatacAACTTGGAAATTATAGTGTAATGCTTCGACATGATGTTGATAATAGTTTGCTGAGTTAAGGTTTCATTTCttaactttctttttaggTTTTCTACAATCTCCAAAAGAGTAGTATCATTACGCTTAATGGTGATTTGAGATAAAAGGTTTTGATAATCAGAGCCTAAACGATTAACAAAATGGTTAATGAATATAGCACCAATATGAGCATATATAGCTTCTTTGGGCGAGAATTGACGTCTCTGGTAAACCTCATGGAAAGAATTGTTTGGGATAGCGTATAGCAATGAAGCTTCTCTTTCAACCTGTTTCAATGCTGCCTCCACATCGTGAAGTAGAACATCTTCCAATTGCTGGTTCTCGTTCAAATAAACGGAAAAGATAATGATGTCATCATCCTTAACATTAAACGACTCTAAATAGAACTTAGAAGGTTTCAACTTGTAATAGTGGAACAAAGAGTTCAAAGCAGAGTAATAACGCTTAGTGGTGAATCGCTTGTAAGCGACTAATAACCTAATTTCATCCTTATTTTCTACGGAGCGAGTAGTCTTAATGACAGGaccttctctttctttaaCCAACTTAAGTAAGAGACCGtatagttttttattttcgttCGACGAAACTTTGTACATGGTCTTATCACTAATCGATTCAATATCACCTTTCAGCAAATCCTGAGAGGAAATATCTACGCCGGCTGGATCATCATTAGGGTAAACACTCTCATAAACAAAAGTTAGCTTTAATTCGCTTTCTGGAGcccaaaaagaaactaatCTGCAGTTTTTTTGAGACTTGTTATCCAGGAAAAGGTCATCAATTTCGGAATCTAATTCATAAGGTGGACAAGAATCATCCATTTCAAtcctattttttttgatggtATCCTTACCATGCTCCAAAGTATCGTTTCCGACGGCGTCACTAGCAaatttaaagtttttttgCTGAGAATCGCTTATGCTGACACCAGTATTAGATTCCATAAAGATGGCATGATTATCATTAGTtataattttgtttttaatgCTGAATAGCCTTGGCTGAATTCCGTTGAATTTGGACTTCGCAAAGAAATCTAGCTTTGAAGCATACAAAGAATGTATGATATTCGAGATTAATTGGGGAGATTCTCTCGAGAAGAACAAATCGTCAATACCCAATGAGTTATAAAACCAATCTACTTCTTGTTCGATCAAATCGTCGGGAATAAACCCTTGCTGATCTAGCAAATCTATCACTTCCTCTCTCTGCAGGTCCTTACCGGGAAAATCAAACACGTGATAGTCCGACATGGATGATATTGATAAAGAAGCAATATCTGGTGTGTTCAGTGAGTTTAAAGCACCGCGATTTTTGTTATCAAAAAGCattctttattctttttattgttgtGAATTTAATATCCTTGTTTTGTATGTTTTGTTGAGATCGTGACAATCACAAAAAGGATTATACCAAAAGGTAATGTATTTTTTAGAAACCGGTTGTTCTTATATAACAAGAATTCTGACTAAACAGCAGCAATGAGTAAACGCTTGTCAGTGTTGATGTCGACAGTATAActtttgttattgttattgatgCCGCCGTTGACTCGTAGTTACTTGTCCTACTCAACTATTAATGTGTATTTTTACCCCAATTGCTCCTTGTTGTGGCACGCCGTCAGGCAGTATTAAATTCGGTCCTGCGGAATCGCCGCACACATAGCCGCCAGATGGGTAACCCTTTTCAAGCGGACTTGGTTTTCCGACggtaaataaataaataaatgacAGATTAGATTAGATATAGTCGTATTTTCACGTATATGTACCTATGGTTACAGTGCTGTAAGTATTACTTGCGTAAGTAAAAGCTGGAGCATATGGCCAGTATGACATTGCTATTCTTCCAGTTACGTTCGCTGATGCAGGCCGCCAATGTGGGCGTATCGTTGATCGATGTTTGTATGTATGTGATTACCTTTGTTTATTATTCGAAGCGATGCCTCATTTGGGCTTGCCGCGCCCACAACTTGACACGtttctatttctttgatCCAGCCATCTTGTAATATTCCGTTTATGGTAATTCTTCTGAAAGGTGAAACTTCCAGTATACGCCTCATTATTTTGTGAGTTTCTTCTGGTAGTCTGTGCAGAATGAAATTGGGACCCATATCAATGACTCCTTCTTCGTAGCCATCATTATCATAATTATTGCTGTCATCGGTAGCAGGCCGTGTCACAAGATCTTTAAAAGATGACACACCTCTTCCGGAACAAAATGCCTTGAATTGAACATCTTTCACTTTGGGATATTTCCAAGGAAATCTTCTCGTTATCatacaaaagaatattatcCCCACGGACCAAACGTCAAGTGCTCTTGGATCGTACTcattgaaataaaagacTTCGGGTGACAAGTAGGGGTCGCTACCAACAATTCCATTTGCTTCAATCATCTGTGAAGACAATGGATAGTG
This is a stretch of genomic DNA from Saccharomyces cerevisiae S288C chromosome IV, complete sequence. It encodes these proteins:
- the GDH2 gene encoding glutamate dehydrogenase (NAD(+)) (NAD(+)-dependent glutamate dehydrogenase; degrades glutamate to ammonia and alpha-ketoglutarate; expression sensitive to nitrogen catabolite repression and intracellular ammonia levels; genetically interacts with GDH3 by suppressing stress-induced apoptosis), which translates into the protein MLFDNKNRGALNSLNTPDIASLSISSMSDYHVFDFPGKDLQREEVIDLLDQQGFIPDDLIEQEVDWFYNSLGIDDLFFSRESPQLISNIIHSLYASKLDFFAKSKFNGIQPRLFSIKNKIITNDNHAIFMESNTGVSISDSQQKNFKFASDAVGNDTLEHGKDTIKKNRIEMDDSCPPYELDSEIDDLFLDNKSQKNCRLVSFWAPESELKLTFVYESVYPNDDPAGVDISSQDLLKGDIESISDKTMYKVSSNENKKLYGLLLKLVKEREGPVIKTTRSVENKDEIRLLVAYKRFTTKRYYSALNSLFHYYKLKPSKFYLESFNVKDDDIIIFSVYLNENQQLEDVLLHDVEAALKQVEREASLLYAIPNNSFHEVYQRRQFSPKEAIYAHIGAIFINHFVNRLGSDYQNLLSQITIKRNDTTLLEIVENLKRKLRNETLTQQTIINIMSKHYTIISKLYKNFAQIHYYHNSTKDMEKTLSFQRLEKVEPFKNDQEFEAYLNKFIPNDSPDLLILKTLNIFNKSILKTNFFITRKVAISFRLDPSLVMTKFEYPETPYGIFFVVGNTFKGFHIRFRDIARGGIRIVCSRNQDIYDLNSKNVIDENYQLASTQQRKNKDIPEGGSKGVILLNPGLVEHDQTFVAFSQYVDAMIDILINDPLKENYVNLLPKEEILFFGPDEGTAGFVDWATNHARVRNCPWWKSFLTGKSPSLGGIPHDEYGMTSLGVRAYVNKIYETLNLTNSTVYKFQTGGPDGDLGSNEILLSSPNECYLAILDGSGVLCDPKGLDKDELCRLAHERKMISDFDTSKLSNNGFFVSVDAMDIMLPNGTIVANGTTFRNTFHTQIFKFVDHVDIFVPCGGRPNSITLNNLHYFVDEKTGKCKIPYIVEGANLFITQPAKNALEEHGCILFKDASANKGGVTSSSMEVLASLALNDNDFVHKFIGDVSGERSALYKSYVVEVQSRIQKNAELEFGQLWNLNQLNGTHISEISNQLSFTINKLNDDLVASQELWLNDLKLRNYLLLDKIIPKILIDVAGPQSVLENIPESYLKVLLSSYLSSTFVYQNGIDVNIGKFLEFIGGLKREAEASA